One genomic segment of Desulfomicrobium sp. ZS1 includes these proteins:
- a CDS encoding chemotaxis protein CheW, with amino-acid sequence MSDTTTLQYLTFALGEEVFALETGSVREVIELVPVTRIPKTPPFMRGVINLRGHAVPVVDLRIKFDMPKVADTVNTCIIIVDVEVEGENCYMGAIVDSMREVFEMTSDQINPPPRMGTSIKADFIRGMGKQNEEFIMILDIGKVFSQEELARVLETEGSEA; translated from the coding sequence ATGAGTGACACCACTACCCTGCAATATCTGACCTTCGCTCTGGGCGAGGAGGTCTTTGCCCTGGAGACGGGTTCCGTGCGCGAGGTCATCGAACTCGTACCCGTGACCCGCATCCCCAAGACGCCGCCGTTCATGCGCGGGGTCATCAATCTGCGCGGCCACGCCGTGCCCGTGGTCGATCTGCGCATCAAATTCGACATGCCCAAGGTCGCCGACACGGTGAACACCTGCATCATTATCGTTGATGTGGAAGTCGAGGGGGAAAACTGCTACATGGGCGCGATAGTCGACTCGATGCGGGAAGTCTTCGAGATGACCAGCGACCAGATCAACCCGCCGCCGCGCATGGGCACGTCCATAAAGGCGGACTTCATTCGGGGCATGGGCAAGCAGAACGAGGAGTTCATCATGATCCTCGACATCGGCAAGGTTTTCTCCCAGGAGGAGCTGGCGCGAGTGCTCGAAACAGAGGGAAGCGAAGCGTAA
- the hcp gene encoding hydroxylamine reductase yields MFCFQCQETAKNTGCTVKGMCGKPEETANLQDLLIFVLRGIAVYGERLKELGQPDRSNDDFVLQGLFATITNANWDDGRFVTLIQEGLARRDKLKNSFLSAYKAKHGKDFADPLPDAATWTGNSSAFAEKAKSVGVLATENEDVRSLRELLIIGLKGVAAYAEHAAVLGFRKPEIDDFMLEALASTTKNLSVDEMVALVMKAGEMAVTTMALLDEANTTTYGHPEITEVNIGVGTKPGILISGHDLKDMEELLKQTEGTGVDVYTHGEMLPANYYPAFKKYDHFIGNYGGSWWHQNSEFESFNGPILLTTNCLVPLKKENTYLDRLYTTSVVGYEGATHIPERSAGGAKDFSALIAQAKKCPPPIEIETGTIVGGFAHHQVLALADKVVEAVKSGAIKRFVVMAGCDGRQKSRSYYTEVAENLPKDTIILTAGCAKYRYNKLNLGDIGGIPRVLDAGQCNDSYSLAVIALKLKEVFGLDDINDLPVSYDIAWYEQKAVAVLLALLFLGVKGIRLGPTLPAFLSPNVAKVLVENFNIRPIGTVQDDIAAMMAGN; encoded by the coding sequence ATGTTTTGTTTCCAGTGTCAGGAAACGGCGAAGAATACGGGCTGCACGGTCAAAGGCATGTGCGGCAAGCCGGAAGAGACCGCCAATCTTCAGGATCTGCTCATTTTCGTGCTGCGCGGCATCGCCGTGTATGGCGAAAGACTCAAAGAACTCGGTCAGCCGGACCGCTCCAATGACGATTTCGTGCTGCAAGGCCTTTTCGCCACCATCACCAACGCCAATTGGGACGACGGCCGCTTCGTGACCCTGATCCAGGAAGGTCTTGCCCGCCGTGACAAACTGAAAAATTCATTCCTGTCTGCCTACAAGGCCAAACACGGCAAGGATTTCGCCGACCCGCTGCCTGATGCCGCGACCTGGACGGGGAATTCGTCCGCTTTTGCCGAAAAGGCCAAAAGCGTGGGCGTCCTGGCCACGGAGAACGAGGATGTGCGTTCCTTGCGCGAACTGCTGATCATCGGCCTCAAAGGTGTTGCCGCCTACGCCGAACATGCCGCCGTGCTCGGTTTTCGTAAGCCCGAGATCGACGATTTCATGCTCGAAGCCCTGGCTTCCACGACCAAGAATCTGTCCGTGGACGAGATGGTCGCCCTGGTCATGAAGGCCGGTGAAATGGCCGTGACCACCATGGCTCTCCTGGACGAGGCCAACACCACCACCTACGGTCACCCGGAAATCACCGAGGTCAACATCGGCGTGGGCACGAAACCGGGCATTCTCATCAGCGGTCATGACTTGAAAGACATGGAGGAACTCCTGAAGCAGACCGAGGGCACAGGCGTGGACGTTTACACCCACGGCGAGATGCTGCCAGCCAATTACTATCCGGCTTTCAAGAAGTACGACCACTTCATCGGCAACTACGGTGGCTCCTGGTGGCATCAGAACTCTGAATTCGAATCCTTTAATGGTCCTATTCTGCTGACCACCAACTGCCTGGTGCCGCTCAAGAAAGAGAACACGTATCTGGATCGGCTCTATACCACGAGCGTGGTCGGTTACGAAGGTGCTACGCATATTCCCGAGCGTTCGGCGGGCGGGGCCAAGGATTTCTCGGCGCTGATCGCCCAGGCCAAGAAATGTCCGCCGCCCATTGAGATCGAGACCGGCACCATCGTCGGCGGTTTTGCCCATCATCAGGTTTTGGCCCTGGCCGACAAGGTTGTGGAAGCGGTCAAATCCGGCGCCATCAAGCGCTTCGTGGTCATGGCCGGTTGCGACGGGCGTCAGAAGTCCCGCTCCTATTATACCGAAGTGGCCGAGAATCTACCCAAGGACACGATTATTCTTACGGCGGGTTGCGCCAAGTACCGCTACAACAAACTGAACCTGGGCGACATCGGCGGCATTCCGCGCGTGCTGGACGCCGGGCAGTGCAACGACTCCTATTCCCTGGCCGTCATCGCCCTGAAACTCAAAGAAGTCTTCGGTCTTGATGACATCAATGATCTGCCCGTGTCCTACGACATCGCCTGGTACGAGCAGAAGGCCGTGGCCGTGCTTCTGGCCCTGCTATTCTTAGGTGTGAAGGGAATCCGCCTCGGACCCACGCTTCCGGCATTCCTGTCCCCGAATGTGGCCAAGGTGCTGGTCGAGAACTTCAACATAAGGCCCATTGGCACGGTACAGGACGACATCGCGGCCATGATGGCCGGAAATTAG
- a CDS encoding FprA family A-type flavoprotein, whose amino-acid sequence MHTKKIKDGVFWVGAVDWDRRLFDSLVPLPDGTTYNAYLVEGSEKTALIDAVDPDMVDTLLGHLDGVEKIDYVVSQHAEQDHSGTIALVLDLYPEAKVVTNAKAKPMLMDLLLIPDDKFIVVADGETLSLGGKTLTFILTPWVHWPETMSTYLAEDKILFSCDFFGSHIATSDLFVRDQGRVHEAAKRYFGEIMMPFRAIIAKNLEKLSPYDIAMIAPSHGQIYDSPGWIVDAYKDWVSATAHNLVAFPFVSMHGSTRLMVDHLAAALSEREVRVELFNLTVTDIGKLAMSLVDAGTIVLGTPTVLSGPHPLAGYAAFLANALRPKAKYLSIVGSYGWGGKTVETLAGMIPNLKVEVLEPVLCKGLPTDDTYGALDRLADAIAAKHKESGFKD is encoded by the coding sequence ATGCATACGAAAAAAATCAAGGATGGTGTTTTCTGGGTGGGCGCGGTGGATTGGGACCGGCGGCTGTTCGACTCCCTGGTTCCGCTCCCCGATGGGACGACCTACAACGCCTATCTCGTGGAAGGCAGCGAGAAAACTGCGCTCATCGACGCCGTGGATCCCGACATGGTCGATACGCTGCTTGGGCATCTGGATGGGGTGGAAAAGATCGACTATGTCGTTTCCCAGCATGCCGAGCAGGATCATTCCGGAACCATCGCCCTGGTGCTGGACCTGTACCCGGAGGCCAAGGTCGTGACCAACGCCAAGGCCAAGCCCATGCTCATGGATCTTTTGCTCATCCCCGATGATAAATTCATCGTGGTCGCGGATGGCGAAACCCTTTCCCTTGGCGGCAAGACGCTGACCTTCATTCTCACGCCCTGGGTGCACTGGCCGGAAACCATGTCGACCTATCTGGCCGAGGACAAGATCCTGTTCAGTTGCGACTTTTTCGGTTCGCACATCGCCACGAGCGACCTTTTCGTGCGCGACCAAGGCCGGGTGCATGAAGCCGCCAAGCGCTATTTTGGCGAGATCATGATGCCGTTTCGGGCCATCATCGCCAAAAACCTCGAAAAACTCAGCCCCTACGACATTGCCATGATCGCCCCCAGCCACGGCCAGATCTACGACAGCCCCGGCTGGATCGTGGACGCCTACAAAGACTGGGTTTCGGCCACGGCGCACAATCTGGTGGCCTTTCCCTTTGTCTCCATGCACGGAAGCACCCGGCTCATGGTCGATCATCTGGCGGCGGCCCTGTCCGAGCGCGAGGTGCGGGTGGAGCTTTTCAACCTTACTGTGACCGACATCGGCAAGCTGGCCATGTCCCTGGTGGACGCGGGTACCATCGTGCTCGGCACGCCGACTGTTCTTTCCGGTCCGCATCCCTTGGCCGGCTACGCGGCATTTTTAGCCAATGCCTTGCGGCCCAAGGCCAAATACCTGTCCATAGTCGGCTCGTATGGATGGGGCGGCAAGACCGTGGAGACCCTGGCCGGCATGATTCCCAATCTGAAGGTCGAGGTGCTCGAACCTGTGCTGTGCAAGGGTTTGCCTACGGACGACACGTACGGCGCCCTGGATCGTCTGGCGGACGCCATTGCCGCCAAGCACAAGGAGAGCGGCTTTAAAGATTAG
- a CDS encoding HPP family protein, with protein sequence MDYFKKMRGTTQSPPRVALSEVLWSWTGAVIGIALVGLLHARLVDQAGQALLIGSFGATAVLVYGAIRSPLAQPRNVLGGHVLSALIGVCAQETLGATPWLAAAVAVATAIAVMHLTKTLHPPGGATALIAVIGGDSVHSLGYMYALVPAGLGAVILLLVALAVNNIPKGRRYPEFWF encoded by the coding sequence GTGGACTATTTCAAGAAAATGCGCGGCACGACGCAAAGCCCGCCCCGCGTGGCTCTCTCGGAGGTGCTCTGGTCCTGGACCGGCGCGGTGATCGGCATCGCCCTGGTCGGGCTTCTGCACGCGCGGCTGGTGGACCAGGCCGGACAGGCCCTTCTCATCGGCTCCTTCGGGGCCACGGCGGTCCTTGTTTACGGCGCTATTCGCAGCCCCTTAGCCCAACCACGAAATGTGCTCGGGGGGCATGTTCTTTCCGCTTTAATTGGTGTATGCGCACAAGAGACCCTCGGCGCGACTCCCTGGCTGGCCGCCGCAGTGGCCGTGGCTACGGCCATCGCGGTCATGCATCTGACCAAGACTCTGCACCCCCCCGGCGGGGCCACGGCCTTGATCGCGGTCATCGGCGGGGATTCGGTGCACAGCCTGGGCTACATGTACGCCCTGGTTCCGGCGGGGCTGGGGGCGGTGATCCTGCTTTTGGTGGCATTGGCGGTCAACAACATTCCAAAGGGCAGGCGTTATCCGGAGTTTTGGTTCTAG
- a CDS encoding CBS domain-containing protein: MNDQCGFTDLTEEDVLDAMRSMQGYVDITPGTFREIYALAYDLALKRVRSLGKAEDIMTSPVHCLQKGMSASEAAALMAGLGISGAPVLDGEGRICGVVSEKDYLRKMGLPGTATFMTVVSTCLSTPGCMVTDVRKLLVDDIMSSPPLVASRETPVAELSEMLARHSINRLPICDVEGHPVGIVTRTDLVGSMCGR, encoded by the coding sequence ATGAACGATCAATGCGGATTTACGGATTTGACCGAGGAGGATGTCCTCGACGCCATGCGTTCCATGCAGGGCTACGTGGACATAACGCCGGGGACGTTCAGGGAGATTTATGCGTTGGCGTATGACCTGGCCCTGAAGCGCGTGCGCTCCCTGGGCAAGGCCGAGGACATCATGACCTCGCCCGTGCACTGCCTGCAGAAGGGCATGAGCGCCTCGGAAGCCGCTGCACTCATGGCCGGGCTCGGCATCAGCGGTGCGCCCGTGCTCGACGGGGAGGGCCGGATCTGCGGGGTGGTTTCGGAAAAGGACTATCTGCGCAAGATGGGCCTGCCCGGCACGGCGACATTCATGACCGTGGTCTCCACCTGCCTGAGTACCCCGGGGTGCATGGTCACGGATGTGCGCAAGCTGCTGGTGGACGACATCATGAGCTCCCCGCCCCTGGTCGCTTCCCGCGAGACGCCGGTGGCGGAGCTTTCGGAGATGCTGGCCAGGCATTCCATCAACCGCCTGCCCATCTGCGACGTTGAGGGTCACCCCGTGGGCATCGTGACCCGGACCGACCTTGTCGGCTCCATGTGCGGGAGGTAG
- a CDS encoding ABC transporter ATP-binding protein, which translates to MPGILIENVRKRYGQGDTAVDALKGVDMVVEPGEVVGLIGPSGSGKSTLLKCLGAVIEPSGGRMTLGDDVIFDQVWKISDLRALRRDKIGFIFQAPYLIPFLDVTDNVALLPMLSGIPNSKARALAREFLEALDVGHRAGAMPSQLSGGEQQRVSIARALVNRPPVILADEPTAPLDSERAMAVIRILNQMAGQYETAIIVVTHDEKIIPTFKRMYQIRDGRTEEQAGEGRSVERNGKEMR; encoded by the coding sequence ATGCCTGGAATACTCATTGAAAACGTGCGCAAGCGCTATGGGCAAGGCGACACTGCGGTGGATGCCCTGAAGGGCGTGGATATGGTCGTGGAACCGGGAGAAGTGGTCGGCCTCATCGGTCCGTCCGGTTCAGGCAAGAGCACGCTGCTCAAGTGCCTGGGAGCGGTCATCGAGCCGAGTGGCGGGCGGATGACGCTTGGGGATGACGTCATTTTCGATCAGGTCTGGAAGATTTCCGATTTGCGGGCGCTTCGGCGCGACAAGATCGGGTTCATCTTTCAAGCGCCCTATCTCATTCCTTTTTTGGACGTTACGGATAACGTGGCCTTGCTGCCGATGCTGTCCGGCATTCCGAATTCCAAGGCCAGAGCCTTGGCCCGGGAATTTCTCGAAGCTCTGGACGTCGGGCACAGGGCGGGGGCCATGCCTTCCCAGCTTTCGGGAGGGGAGCAGCAGCGTGTGTCCATTGCCCGCGCCCTCGTCAATCGGCCGCCTGTCATTCTGGCCGACGAACCGACCGCGCCCTTGGACAGCGAACGGGCCATGGCCGTGATCCGGATTCTGAACCAGATGGCGGGCCAGTACGAAACCGCGATCATTGTCGTGACCCATGATGAAAAAATCATTCCGACCTTCAAACGCATGTACCAGATACGGGACGGGCGCACCGAGGAACAGGCCGGAGAAGGGCGGTCCGTGGAGCGAAACGGAAAGGAGATGAGATGA
- a CDS encoding FtsX-like permease family protein, which translates to MISLAGRDILHSWGKFVFTGVGLGLLIGVTLSMAGIYRGMVEDAKVLLDNSGADLWVVQQDTLGPYAESSTIPDDVYRSILGMEGVERAANVTYLTMQVRHDGGDVRAMVVGVVPGRPGEPGQPIFLVAGRHIIRSHYEAVADVKTGFRLGQQIVIRRNVYTVVGLTRRTVSSGGDPMVFIPLKDAQEAQFLKDNDAIVRSRQRAAQNPAFNRPIPGLLDAVIASQSTNTNVNAVLVSLAPGHVPEHVAKSIQRWSRYQVYTRAQMEKILIEKLVATSARQIGMFLVILSVVSAAIVAFIIYTLTMGKIREIAVLKLIGTRNRTIAAMILQQALGLGLIGFVVGKIAATLWAPIFPKYVLLLPEDAARGLVAVMVICALASVMAIRAALKVDPAEAVGG; encoded by the coding sequence ATGATCAGCCTGGCCGGGCGAGATATCCTGCATTCCTGGGGAAAGTTCGTCTTCACCGGTGTGGGGCTTGGTCTGCTCATCGGGGTGACGCTGTCCATGGCCGGGATCTATCGCGGCATGGTCGAGGACGCCAAGGTGCTTCTGGACAACAGCGGGGCGGATTTGTGGGTTGTGCAGCAGGATACCTTGGGCCCTTACGCCGAATCCTCGACCATTCCCGACGACGTCTACCGCTCGATTCTCGGCATGGAGGGCGTGGAACGGGCTGCGAACGTGACCTACCTGACCATGCAGGTCCGGCACGACGGCGGCGACGTGCGGGCCATGGTCGTCGGGGTGGTTCCGGGTAGGCCCGGAGAGCCGGGGCAGCCCATTTTTCTGGTGGCCGGGCGCCATATTATCCGCAGTCATTACGAGGCCGTGGCCGATGTCAAAACCGGCTTCAGGCTCGGGCAACAGATCGTTATCCGCAGAAATGTCTACACGGTGGTCGGGTTGACCCGGCGGACGGTTTCCTCGGGCGGCGACCCCATGGTCTTCATTCCGCTCAAGGACGCCCAGGAGGCGCAGTTTTTAAAAGATAACGACGCCATCGTCCGTTCCCGCCAGCGGGCAGCGCAGAACCCGGCATTCAACCGCCCGATTCCGGGCCTTCTGGACGCCGTCATCGCTTCCCAATCCACCAACACCAACGTCAACGCCGTGCTGGTAAGCCTTGCTCCCGGTCATGTGCCTGAACACGTAGCAAAGTCCATTCAGCGCTGGAGCAGGTACCAGGTCTATACGCGGGCGCAGATGGAAAAAATCCTGATCGAAAAGCTTGTGGCCACGTCGGCCCGGCAGATCGGCATGTTTCTGGTCATTTTGTCCGTGGTCAGCGCGGCCATTGTCGCCTTCATCATCTACACGCTGACCATGGGCAAGATCCGGGAGATCGCGGTTCTGAAGCTCATCGGCACGCGCAACAGGACCATAGCCGCCATGATCCTGCAACAGGCGCTGGGGCTTGGGCTGATCGGCTTCGTGGTCGGCAAGATCGCGGCCACGCTATGGGCCCCCATTTTTCCGAAATACGTCCTGCTCCTGCCCGAAGACGCGGCGCGCGGGCTGGTGGCTGTCATGGTCATTTGCGCGTTGGCCAGCGTCATGGCGATCAGGGCGGCTCTCAAGGTCGATCCGGCCGAAGCTGTTGGAGGGTGA
- a CDS encoding efflux RND transporter periplasmic adaptor subunit yields MMSLMSRKKFLMLVILSLLAVAFLYVALRSGPLAPVAVVVSEVREMPVEPSLFGIGTVEARYTQNIGPIGSGRVLKISVDVGDRVEPGQVIGEMDPVDLDDRLVAQDAALMRAAATVRAAEAQVSELRAKTTYAESQARRFDTLVQSGAVSREAFEASRQELQVARSGLEAALATVASAKHEYDRLTSEGAGISRQRETVRLVSPVAGLVTKRLIEPGTTAVAGQAVVEIIDPDHIWVNARFDQLRASGLAASLPARVVLRSRSSEALRAHVYRVEPVADAVTEELLAKVVFESLPGPLPAMGELAEVTVDLPLLPPAPAIPGSSVLRDKDTLGVWMVEGGKIEFVPVELGAGDLDGLVQVRKGLRTGQTVVSHSASTLTARSGIKIVDHLPGVPK; encoded by the coding sequence ATGATGAGTCTTATGTCTCGCAAGAAATTTCTGATGTTGGTCATCCTGAGTCTTCTGGCCGTGGCCTTTCTGTATGTGGCACTGCGTTCCGGGCCTTTGGCTCCCGTTGCGGTGGTCGTGTCCGAGGTCCGGGAGATGCCGGTGGAACCGTCGCTTTTCGGCATCGGCACGGTGGAGGCGCGGTACACGCAGAACATCGGACCGATAGGTTCCGGCCGGGTTCTCAAGATTTCAGTGGATGTCGGGGACCGGGTCGAACCGGGTCAGGTCATTGGCGAAATGGACCCCGTGGACCTCGATGATAGGCTCGTGGCCCAGGATGCCGCCTTGATGCGTGCCGCTGCGACGGTGCGGGCCGCCGAAGCCCAGGTTTCGGAATTGCGGGCGAAAACAACCTACGCCGAGTCCCAGGCCCGCCGCTTTGACACCTTGGTGCAGAGCGGCGCGGTGAGCAGGGAGGCCTTCGAGGCTAGCAGGCAGGAGTTGCAGGTCGCGCGGAGCGGGCTTGAGGCTGCCCTGGCCACCGTGGCTTCGGCCAAACACGAATACGACCGCCTCACGTCCGAAGGGGCCGGCATATCCCGCCAACGGGAGACCGTCAGGCTGGTTTCGCCTGTTGCCGGGTTGGTCACCAAGCGGCTGATCGAGCCCGGCACGACTGCCGTGGCAGGGCAGGCCGTGGTGGAGATCATCGATCCGGACCATATCTGGGTCAATGCCCGCTTCGATCAGCTTCGGGCTTCCGGGCTTGCTGCCAGCTTGCCGGCGCGTGTCGTGCTGCGCTCCCGTTCGTCGGAAGCGCTTCGCGCGCATGTTTACCGTGTCGAGCCGGTTGCGGACGCCGTGACCGAAGAGCTGTTGGCAAAAGTGGTTTTCGAATCCCTGCCAGGCCCTCTGCCTGCCATGGGCGAACTGGCCGAAGTGACCGTGGATCTGCCTCTCTTGCCACCTGCTCCGGCCATTCCCGGCAGCAGCGTGCTGCGGGACAAAGACACGCTGGGAGTCTGGATGGTTGAAGGCGGGAAAATCGAATTCGTACCCGTCGAACTCGGAGCGGGGGACCTGGACGGGCTGGTGCAGGTCCGCAAGGGGCTGCGTACGGGGCAGACCGTCGTTTCGCATAGCGCGTCCACGCTGACGGCTAGAAGCGGCATCAAGATTGTGGATCACCTTCCGGGGGTGCCCAAATGA
- a CDS encoding TetR/AcrR family transcriptional regulator, producing MNQTAKYLSAEERRGMAVKAVLELAAVQNPGDITTTAIAARMGLSQGGIFRHFSSKDEIWRTVMEWVSSELYARVSTAAQTVASPLAALEAMFMAHIAFAVEYPGIPRMLFGELQKTESTPAKIAVASLLEQYGKLLAGTLAQGKACGEVDSTIPTDVAVSLFVGAIQGLVIKALLLGDMECMTRGAAQTFTLFRRAIRRAI from the coding sequence ATGAATCAGACAGCAAAATATCTCTCGGCGGAGGAAAGGCGGGGCATGGCCGTTAAGGCGGTGCTTGAATTGGCCGCCGTCCAGAATCCGGGGGACATAACGACCACAGCCATTGCGGCGCGCATGGGCTTGTCCCAAGGCGGCATTTTCCGGCATTTTTCCAGCAAAGACGAAATCTGGCGCACGGTCATGGAATGGGTTTCCTCGGAATTGTACGCCCGTGTTTCAACCGCGGCCCAAACCGTCGCCAGTCCGCTTGCCGCTCTTGAGGCCATGTTCATGGCCCACATCGCTTTTGCCGTTGAATATCCCGGGATTCCTCGTATGCTCTTCGGAGAGCTTCAGAAAACCGAATCCACTCCGGCTAAAATCGCCGTGGCTTCCCTGCTTGAGCAGTACGGAAAGCTCTTGGCCGGGACGCTTGCGCAGGGGAAGGCCTGCGGCGAAGTGGACAGCACGATCCCCACGGATGTCGCGGTTTCCCTTTTTGTCGGCGCTATCCAGGGATTGGTCATCAAGGCGCTCTTGCTTGGCGATATGGAATGCATGACTCGCGGTGCTGCACAAACGTTTACCTTATTTCGTCGCGCCATAAGGAGAGCCATATGA
- a CDS encoding double-cubane-cluster-containing anaerobic reductase: MTQEAYREMWEKLNLDIAAHDGLLGVLGKFYGDIYMSQHGRLKGMEYLDFVLSEVHGLRIKELQDAKAQGRKIIGTFCVFVPEELTLAVGAVQVGLCAGADAGKEAAETLVPRNTCALIKSFIGFKLARLCPYTESCDLIVGETTCDGKKKAYEAFAEHAPMYVMEVPQTKSPAARALWKEEMLRYMAKLEALTGKKVTAEKLAEAIKTVNARRRALQRLNSLRAAVPAPISGRDVLLINQVSFYDDPIRFTASINTLCDQLEERIKAGEGVAPKDAPRLMLSGCPMAVPNWKLPYVIESSGAVIVGEESCIGTRNTRDLVDESAQTLEEMLDALADRYMKIDCACFTPNNERLENVEAMASDLKVDGVIQYALMFCQPYAHEGIKVEKRLTAASIPSMSLETDYSMEDIEQLKTRVEAFLETLK, encoded by the coding sequence ATGACGCAGGAAGCATATCGGGAAATGTGGGAGAAACTGAATCTGGACATCGCGGCCCATGACGGGCTTTTGGGCGTGCTCGGCAAATTTTACGGCGACATTTACATGAGCCAGCACGGGCGGCTCAAAGGAATGGAATACCTGGATTTCGTGCTCTCGGAAGTGCACGGCCTGCGTATCAAGGAATTGCAGGACGCCAAGGCCCAGGGTCGCAAGATCATCGGCACCTTTTGCGTCTTCGTGCCTGAAGAGCTGACCCTGGCCGTGGGTGCCGTGCAGGTCGGCCTGTGCGCCGGAGCCGACGCGGGCAAGGAAGCCGCCGAGACCCTGGTACCGCGCAACACCTGCGCGCTGATCAAGTCCTTCATCGGCTTCAAGCTCGCCCGGTTGTGCCCCTACACCGAATCCTGCGACCTGATCGTCGGGGAAACCACCTGCGACGGCAAGAAGAAGGCCTACGAGGCCTTTGCCGAGCACGCGCCCATGTACGTCATGGAAGTACCGCAGACCAAGTCCCCCGCCGCCCGCGCCCTGTGGAAAGAGGAGATGCTGCGTTACATGGCCAAGCTTGAGGCACTGACCGGCAAGAAAGTCACCGCCGAAAAACTGGCCGAAGCCATCAAGACCGTCAACGCCCGCCGCCGCGCCCTGCAGCGCCTGAACAGCCTTCGGGCCGCCGTGCCCGCGCCCATCTCCGGTCGCGACGTGCTGCTCATCAACCAGGTCAGCTTCTACGATGATCCGATCCGTTTCACCGCGTCCATAAACACCCTGTGCGACCAGCTTGAAGAACGCATCAAGGCCGGCGAAGGCGTGGCCCCCAAGGACGCTCCCCGGCTCATGCTCTCCGGTTGTCCCATGGCCGTGCCCAACTGGAAGCTGCCCTACGTCATCGAAAGCTCCGGGGCGGTCATCGTCGGCGAGGAATCGTGCATCGGCACTCGCAACACCCGCGACCTGGTGGACGAATCCGCCCAGACCCTGGAAGAGATGCTCGACGCCCTGGCCGACCGCTACATGAAAATCGACTGCGCCTGTTTCACGCCCAATAACGAACGTCTGGAAAATGTCGAAGCCATGGCCTCGGACCTGAAAGTCGACGGAGTCATCCAGTACGCCCTCATGTTCTGCCAGCCCTACGCCCATGAAGGCATCAAGGTGGAGAAGCGGCTGACTGCGGCCAGCATCCCGAGCATGTCCCTGGAGACGGATTATTCCATGGAGGATATCGAGCAGCTCAAGACCCGCGTCGAAGCCTTCCTGGAAACGTTGAAATGA
- a CDS encoding acyl-CoA dehydratase activase: MTVLGIDIGSRSIEVVAMRQGKVVEKRQAPTTFNPVKQVLSLLDGLDARLAVATGYGRKLVQEMELGFEVETITEIKAHGLGAHHLFPAGRTVLDIGGQDTKALSLLPSGRVGKFEMNDRCAAGTGKFLEYTAQIFQIPVQDFGAYALGGDKPPIINSMCTVFAETEATSLMAQGVRPENIALGLHLSIARRTANMLGRVGLVLPLIFVGGVAHNPCMRRLLAEQTGAVPGETLFIPDEPDMTGALGAALWAESLEKN, translated from the coding sequence ATGACGGTTCTGGGCATCGACATCGGCTCCCGCTCCATTGAAGTGGTGGCCATGCGGCAGGGCAAAGTGGTGGAAAAGCGTCAGGCTCCCACCACTTTCAACCCCGTGAAACAGGTACTCAGCCTTCTGGACGGCCTGGACGCCAGGCTCGCGGTGGCCACGGGCTATGGCCGCAAGCTGGTGCAGGAAATGGAGCTTGGTTTTGAGGTTGAGACCATCACCGAAATAAAGGCCCACGGCCTGGGCGCGCACCATCTTTTCCCGGCGGGCCGGACCGTGCTCGACATCGGCGGCCAGGACACCAAAGCCCTGTCCCTTTTGCCCAGCGGCCGGGTCGGCAAGTTCGAGATGAACGATCGCTGCGCCGCAGGCACGGGAAAATTCCTGGAATACACGGCCCAGATTTTCCAGATTCCGGTCCAGGACTTCGGGGCCTACGCCCTTGGCGGCGACAAGCCGCCCATCATCAACTCCATGTGCACGGTCTTCGCCGAGACCGAGGCCACATCCCTCATGGCCCAGGGCGTGCGCCCCGAAAACATCGCCCTCGGCCTGCACCTGTCCATCGCCCGGCGCACAGCGAACATGCTCGGCCGCGTGGGTCTTGTTCTGCCGCTCATCTTTGTCGGCGGCGTGGCCCACAACCCCTGCATGCGCCGCCTCCTGGCCGAGCAGACGGGCGCGGTGCCCGGCGAAACATTGTTCATCCCCGACGAACCGGACATGACCGGAGCCCTGGGCGCGGCACTGTGGGCCGAAAGCCTCGAAAAAAACTGA